The genomic segment ATGGATTTTCTTTCCGAGGGCTGGCGCACGGGCGACGGAACCCCGTTTTACCAAATCGGCCCCTTGAAGCTGATTTGCGACGGTTCCTTAGGAGGACGCACAGCCTTTTTGCTCCATGATTACGCGGACAAACCGGGAGACCGAGGGTTAGCCATGTTCGATCAAGAGCGTTTGAACGAGATGATTTTCATTGCCCATTCATCAGGGATGCAGGTCGCCGCCCACGCCATCGGAGACGGAGCTCTGGAGATGTGCCTGAACGCCTTTGAGGCCGCGCAGTCAGAGAGCCCCGGCATTTTCCGTCACAAAATTGTCCATGCGCAGATCGCCGACGACCGGCAGTTTGACCGTATGAAAAACCTTCAAGTAGGAGCAGCGATCCAACCCAGTTTCGTCCCCTCCGACCGAAGCATGGCCATTGAGCGACTGGGCGAGCAATGGGCATCGCGGAGCTATCGCTGGAAGACGATGCTGCGCAAGGGTATCGTCCTTTCCGGAGGTTCGGACGCCCCTATCGAAAGTTTGCGTCCCTTGGACGGCATCCATGCGGCTGTCACACGCCAAAGCCAGTCGGAAAACCCGGAGGAAAGTTGGACTCCCGAAGAAAAGCTCTCGGTCGCCGAGGCCATTTCCCTTTACACTTGGGGTAATGCCTGGCACGGAAGCAACGAAAAACGCCGGGGAGAAATTTCGGTGGGCCGAGACGCGGATCTGGTGGTTCTGGAGCGGGATCCCTTCGTGGAACCCGTGGCGGACCTCTGGAAGATTCCTGTGGCCATGACTCTGTGCGGCGGGAACGTCACTTATATCGGTGAAAACTGGTAATGAAGGGAGACCTATTTTATGGCGCGTAAAAGCGGTGTGCTTCTGCCTTTGACCTCTCTCCCCTCGAAATACGGGATTGGTGATTTGGGACCGGAAGCGACGCGCTTCGTCGAGTTTTTGAAGGACGCGGGTCAGGCGGTATGGCAGGTTCTGCCTCTGAACGCTATCGACGGCGGCAGCGGAAATTCTCCCTACAGTCCTCTTTCGGCTTTTGCGGGCAGCGAACTGCTGATCAGCCCAGAGATCATGGCTGGTGACGGACTTCTGGAC from the Synergistaceae bacterium genome contains:
- a CDS encoding amidohydrolase; translated protein: MHKKMAFVNGRVHTPLGVKEALLIKGGRVTELGSSADIAPAANLAGEGDMTVLDLKGRSVFPGFGDSHMHFMAWLESQELLDLRSCKSIDEMRTALKLYIETHPVAEGGWYRGRGWNDANWAEGRRPTRWDLDDLSPRNPVVLTRTCGHVAVANTVALKVAGVTADTHVEGGVIGIDSDGEPDGILCEAAGRYVYNHIPKLQDEDLRLLLKKYGPLVASFGLTQLHSDDVGMFGFDFRRAIGFYMKAERDGLLPFRVRQQLMLPKRELLMDFLSEGWRTGDGTPFYQIGPLKLICDGSLGGRTAFLLHDYADKPGDRGLAMFDQERLNEMIFIAHSSGMQVAAHAIGDGALEMCLNAFEAAQSESPGIFRHKIVHAQIADDRQFDRMKNLQVGAAIQPSFVPSDRSMAIERLGEQWASRSYRWKTMLRKGIVLSGGSDAPIESLRPLDGIHAAVTRQSQSENPEESWTPEEKLSVAEAISLYTWGNAWHGSNEKRRGEISVGRDADLVVLERDPFVEPVADLWKIPVAMTLCGGNVTYIGENW